AACAGCCCCATAAACCACTATCTGAGGAAGTAGCTTGCTGAAAGTAAGCCCTCTTAAAAACAAAGTTTTCACTTCTGCTTGCCACAACATCAAGTAGaaaaaacaggaagaagaaagaggaaaCCAGCACCTCATTCATGTGCTCATATTCACCCTCTTGGTAATGTCGCTTACAGGAAAATGGGGAAGCTAGGTGGAGAAAAGATTATGTGCCAAAGGATATTACTGAAACTCACATCCAAACTTTGTTTCAAGCATCAATTTGATTCTGCCTGAATAGATTAGCCAGATCAGGGGTATTCAAACTTGGGGGCGGGCCCCCTCAGGGGGCCTCAAATGATacagggaggggatgggggtgaCAGGCTCTGACCAAAATAAACATCATGCTGGTAACCGGGCTTTGTTTAAGGtggaataaatgagcagcagtaCATTTTGTAATGGGCCATTACTAATATGTTTTGTCATTTACATCCAAGCTGGGAGTGGGTGTCAAAAGGGAagagactccaaatactcttcaatacccccaccccacccctagtaaatcacactgtggacacttttacacgttagtaaggcctgTCTGACCAGAACAGTATGTTTGGTATAATGTGTTTCATTGCAATTTTAAAACAGTagcataacttaactgcaatgtatgaatatgtctggacatatttaaacattaccaatgtattaaattaattgtgaaaaattcggagggggGCGATTACTTACCTACTAGGGGGGTGGGGTGGCATTATAAAGTTTAAAGACTACTGACCTAGATGGTTAGCTATCAATATCATCATGCAGACACAAAGTTAAGGATGAGATCAACTGCGCTAGGTCAACACCAACCTAAAGTCACCTGATGGAATGCATCAATCAGCATAGCCTAGCACTCTGAAATCAGATTTTCAAACGTGTGAAAACATATTCATAAAGCAATGCTGATAAGCAATGTTGCCCGCTTTTCTTCAACGTTTCTTCCTCTTATTCATGTTAAGCAAAGGGTACAGGGGATCTTCATGGTGCACAAGGATTCCTCCACATATATTCTGCCTTCTTTAACACTCCTGGACCCTGCACCAAAAAGTCTAACACAGCTACACACAGATTGAAGTGCCTACTATATCTTCTGGTTTTCTCTTGAGGGCACCAAGTTCGTTTGTGTACGCATGGACATTTAATCCATTTTCTGGTTATATTTGGTAGTGTTCTATCCGACACATTTAGGGCAACCTGCTGCAGTTGCTTAAAATGCACATATCTGAAACTAACCTTGACAAGTTGGAACAGAAATATTGCTGTAGTGTCTATGTTAACCCCAGGCTCCTTCAAAAGGAGATCAGAATTTTAGAAAATCTCCGATTCAATACATTTCCACTCTACTTACAAACAACATATTTGGAGTCAGAAAATGCAGTCCGAGAGGTTCAACTGACAAATGTCTATAAAGGAAAATGTTCAAACTGAGAAGAGCCTTAACCTTGTAGGGGATGGAAATACCCACCAGCTGAGCGTTCTTAGCTTCAAGTGTGCAAAAAGGAAAGAACCTCagattttggttcagtaccaaagtGAGCGATGTTACTGGAAGACAGacttagggaaaaaaaaaaaagtgtgtgtgtttcataaagaAAATTGGGATGAGGAAAATAAAAAAGATGAGATATTTTAGTTTGTGGGTGGCAGTGtaagaggctgacctggcttatattgggtagctgatggtacttacaccttgtgccaggtccagttatcccttgttagttgattagtagtgttctagcagcttaggctgataggaggtagctatagcagagcagcttaggctgaactaggaggcatgaaaagctcctactatcctacttatatcatatagcactagatcataagaatcacaatcctcagagttactaaaaataaaggtactttattttagtgacaatgtcagaaatatctcagaggatatactccctcaggaggtaagtaaaatgcacaaaatacacacacaaaccaaaatcaggtaagtaaacagttagaaaaatagtgcaaacactgtagaatacaataggatgcaataggcctaggggcaacacaaaccatatacttagaaagtggaatgcaaaccacttggggaccccaggcttagtgtagtgtgtagagggtcgctgggagttcaagaaaacactaagggtgttcaagataccccaccccaagaccctgaaaagtagaagtaaagtgaccctacttccccagaaacacacaaagTCGTGATCGgatattctgcaaagaccacaactgactgcaaagcactgaagacggattcctgacccggggacctgcaaaggaaggggaccgagtccaagagtcacgaaagtgtccggcggggggggggggggggggggggtttcaggaGCCCACTAGGGGCTCACAGGataactgtctggcgtggggaggcaaggacttacctccacaaaatctggacagatggaccactggactgtctgggtcacttggatccagctcccgtgttccagggaccacgctcgtcacaatgaggggggacccagaggaccggtaaagcaggagtttggtgcctgcgttagcagggggaagattcagtctacctacgggagatttcttcttggcttccagtgcagggtgaaggcagacagcccccagagcatgcaccaccaggaaacagtcgagaaagcaggcaggattaagccctacaatgtcgctggtagtcttcttgctactttgttgcagttttgcaggcgtcctggagcagtcagcggtcgatcttggcagaactcgaagagggagatgcagagaaactctggtgagctcttgcattcagtatctgaagagaagcccacaggagagatcctaaatagccctcagaggaggattggccacctagtcaggtaagcacctataaggaggggtctttgacgtcacctgctggcactggccactcagaggcctccactgtgccctcacacctctgcattcaagatggcagaggtctgggacacactggaggagctctgggaaccacccctggggtggtgatggacaggggagtggtcactcccctttcctttgtcccgtttcatgccagagcaggggctgggggatccctgaaccagtgtagactggcttatgcaaggagggcaccatctgtgcccttcaaagcatttccatttccaggctactcctccccagcccttaacacctatttccaaagggagaaggtgtaacaccctctcttagagggaattctttgttctgccttcctgggactgtgggttggcagcagcggtagctgcagcgaaaaccccagagagctggtttggcagtacccggggtccatgctggagccccgggatgcatgggattggcaccccaataccagatttagcatggggggacaattacatgatcttagacatgttacatggccatattcggagttaccattgtgaagctacatataggtattgacctatatgtagtgcacgcgtgtaatggtgtccctgcactcacaaagtccggggaaattgccctgaactatgtgggggcaccttggctagtgccagggtgccctcatacttagtaactttgcacctaaccttcaccaagtgagggttagacatataggtgacttataagttacttaagtacagtgtaaaatggctgctgcagTGACACTtctgtgtaacaattgtctgagctccctatgggtggcaaaataaatgctgcagcccatagggatctcctggaaccccaataccctgggtacctaggtaccatatactagggaattataagggtgctccagtgtgccaattagaattggtaaaaatggtcactagcctgcagtgacaattttaaaggtacagagagcataagcactgaggttctgattaatagagcctcagtgacacagttaggcaccacacagggaacacattcaggccacaactatgagcactggggtcctggctagcaggatcccagtgagacaggcaaaaacaaactgacacacaagtacaaaatgggggtaacatgccaggcaagatggtactttacgacAGGCAGCAAAAGTTAAAAAGCATAGTAGGTTAGCTGTAATATTAGACCATGGATACACCACTTGTGCACATTCAAAGATTATCCAGGAGTTTAACAGCCACAATTAAAAAATTAATTACATTCAAAGGAAGATTAGTAGTTATTCGCTTGTAGCAACTCATGAATTGGCTACCATGGACCAAATCATGAAAGCAGATTAAACTGAACAATTTTCCACGACAAATATGGAAACCCACATCAATACACTCACTCCAGGaattctttaaataaaaaataaaaaaaaaagtgcagcagatcaaTATGGGTTATCAACCAGTGAAGCGGTAATTAACTTCACAGGTCAAAGATCAATGGGAATTGGCAATTCAGAACCATATTTCGAACCATTAGCCTATGCTGACACTGGAAGATCGCCCACAGTATTCTTCTGCACATACGATCCGACCGAAAATCTTGCAAGACCAAGACCCTCCTCtgtctccatttaaaaaaaaaaaatgaacgaaTACAGTTTTCGCTGGGAGTGCAACAACAGCCTGGATGTGTCACTCAAATATCTAGAGCATAAACAGACGGTGGAGATTGTTAGATGCTGACAGTGGTACAAACGGTCAAATTTCTAGTGCCTCTTATGCAGAAAAAAATCTTTATGTGGATGTCCTTTGTGGGCCGAGCGAGAGGTCAGAATGGAGGTAGTCCCTACCCTGACCACCCTAACTCACCCCTGCTTGCGCCTCAGTTCCCTCCGAAGCAAAATCCCATCAGTTTTTTAGAATCATCCTGGACATGTTAAGGCATAAATTTCAATCATCCAGAGTGCGAGGATGACAGTGACAACATACAAATAACATGGGTtatatgcagcttgttttcctccTGCACGAAGAGCACTTCAAAATAGTCTGGGCATTATGAATGCGCTGTGACAAACACTAGATTAGGTCCGTATTTAATGTCCTGGCGCAAAATGGGTTGGCACCTTACGGCAAGGCacatgggaaggagcctgcaagagCGGGCAGACGAGTGTACAGCTGTAAAGTAGTTCTTCCTGCAATTCAATGCAAGTACTTAAATGGTCAAGGAAGGATACAATCAAATAGCCAATAGTACTACGTGAGAGTTTAATATCCATCAGGGCCAAGCAAAGAAGTGATTGTCAAAGTCTCAAAGCCAATAGCGGAAAGAAGCTGGTCGAAAGAAGGCCAAAGGTTGAAACGGGGGTTACCTAAAACCCACTGGATGGATATTGTAAGCTACTTGTTCAACAGCTGCAGTGTCAGCCCTGCTAAATAAAACACTGACATTTTGCCAGCGAGAAAAGGTGGTCACtcaaatatgtaaaataaaaaatgatttacTTAAGGACAAAATTCTTGTCAAAATAGTCTGATGAAAAAAACCTTTTCTGTGACCGTACTCACATAAGCCATGGAAAAACCGACTACCGAGCAACTGCCGGTAAAAGGGATGTAAAGAGGAAAAAGGCTGGTCCCTTGAATGCGtcttgcatatttttcagcagttaaTCATTCTATTCTAGTATACAAGGTATTTTTTTTTCAACTAGATGCAtatggcacagcagccacaaggaatgAAAAATAAGGTTTGTAAGGGGTACAGGAGCAAAGAAGTGGTTACTTATTTATTCACAAAAATACATAGTAATTGATTACTTACTGAACCATAACAACAGCGTATCTAATATGTTAGTGATTTAGTGAGATGCAGAGTATTTACAGCCAGTCTGATACATTTCTAATCACCCGCACCGGATTACACTGAGATAACATCCATGCTGCAGCTGGCTGAGAGTCGCGATGTGTAAATGGGTCATTCCCAATCCCACGCTTTATTGGGCTCTCAAGTAAAGAAATGCATTGGACCGTTAACAGCAAAACTCATACTTTTCAACCTGCTGACTGACTGGATTCCCAACAGAACCCTtgtaaccatatactaaataaactAAAACGAAGAGCAGAAGCAAATCACTATTCACAGCTATTAAAGGCCAAACTTTACTTTCATAGGAAATGTCCCCACCAGTGTTTTCCTGAGCTAACTCTGTGGTTACTTTCAAGAACTTTTAATTGATAGGTGGACACAATAACTCGAGCagtggtggaaacatcataataacgCAAGGATAACTTTGGAGACAAGCAGGGCATGATATGTTGACACAGGTATGGACTCAGCCACCAAAATTCTCGATTGCGCTGAAATGTGCAGTATTAAAATACAGATCAGAGAATCAACTCCTAAAATGGTGAAAACGTATTAACCACTCGACTAACACCTACGTCTCTTCAAATGTTCTACTTTCACGGACACAAATAAAACATTAGTAATAAACAGTATCCTCTAAATTAGAAAACatgccccctacccctccccctcccccccttcaatCACTACAGAGCCAAACGAGGTACACTTCAACACTCTGCCATATCATTGTGCAAAGAAGTATAGAAAATAAACCTTCATGGGTGCATTTTAGATCAAGCATTAGGCCCCAAATCACAATTTTTCGGTGCCCCCACTATCGGTCAAAATATCCAAGGCAACTGAGATGACCAAGATCACACTATAGCAACAGATGAAACATGGACCACAAATGCACTCTTTGAGATGCCTTAAGCAACGTACAGCAGCCACTTTCTCCCAGAAGACTGTATCTGGACGACCACTTTCCCCAAACTCACCGACGTTGGTTGGGAAGATGTCCTCGTTGTTAATCTGCACCTCGATCCAATCCATCAGCAGGTTCATATACTTGGGGGCAGAAAGGGCTGTGGGCTTCCGGTACTTGTGATCATCTTGCCATCGGTATTCGTACTTGGGGCCACCAGACATGACCGGACAGGACTGCTCTGTGCAGTTATCGCTCACTGTACCGTAGATCAGATTGATGCGGTTAAAGAAGTccaccacatgcacagccaccCAGTCATTCTGGTCCTCGCCGTGTGGTAGCTGGACAGCCAGCTTCAGGTCAAGCCCAGCGTTGAGGGAAGCCTGTGCCTTCTTGTGAAGCTCGAAGCGCTGCGTGCCAGGCTCAAACTTCCGCTTAGGCCGGAAAGTACGGTCTTTGTTAAACACTTGCTTTAAAGGGTTGGACATGTTTGTGTTTTAAGAATTTTTAACAATCTGTCTTCCTCAAGTACCAAAGAGATGCTGAGATTACCTCGGTGTTGTTGTCAGCGATAACCTCGTAGTCATTGAGGCAGTTACTTCTTTATGAATGCCTGcataaataacacaaaaaaaaaaaaaaaaaacacacacaaggaaAAGTCGTTATTCACTCAAAACCTGGAGTTACGTTCATAAAAAAATCAATTATCGGGTCAATCTGCTTCATTAATGCCATTGTCTGCCATGACCAAATAAAATGAGAATTTAGGCTTCTTTGGAAAACAATCAGACATTACCCTTGACCAAGTAAACCCTACCACCACCCCATAAACCAGGGGAAGTGCGCTAGGAGATTAAAAAAAAGAGCTGTGGGCATGCTATCCTAAACTCACAGCAAACGACATTACATAATCCTTTCAGATGTGATTTTAGGCAGCAGTTAAGCAGCCAGCGATGGACAAGCGTAAACTTCTTACTCGAGGAATCTCGCAGTAGGAGGCCCACACTGGCAATGCAGCAAAGTACCTGCTGTGTTCCCAGTCACATCCCAGAGCAAAGTACATTGTTCATGGCATTCAACATGCCCTCCCCTATTCCAGAGCATTTCCTATGGGTTAATGAAAAGATTTCTGCTGATTGAAATAAAGGATTGGTCTAGATTTTGTCCAAAGCAAGATGGCCTTGAGTATATTAAAGTTGTTTAAGTAATAACGTTTTAAAGTAATTCATTTTACTTGACCATCCATTCACTGTAACCCTACAGTACTAAGGTGATTATGGATGCGAGGTACTAATTCAGATTCTCCCTAGCCCCCACCTATTTAGGGGGTAAAAGAATAGTATAAAAAGTGAACAATTTTTGGCACATGCCATGCAGTTTTGTTTATCAAGGTCCATGTCCGAGGACAGGCTGTTATGGCTAGAGTGACAGGTCTCGGAATGATTGCGGGGATGGTAGGTAgacgcgcaaaaaaaaaaaaagtgtcaactGTTCAAGGCTCGCATCAAACTCTTTCCCTCCATCCCCCCTTTCTTCTACAGGAGCCTTTTTTAACGATAAATGCTGCAGCCAGCTGTTGCTAGACCACATCCTGTGACGGCAACCATCTCTGCAGCAGTCATCATTTCCTCTTCAAGAGGAAACTTGCATGTGGCTGTACACGTCAG
This portion of the Pleurodeles waltl isolate 20211129_DDA chromosome 12, aPleWal1.hap1.20221129, whole genome shotgun sequence genome encodes:
- the MOB3A gene encoding MOB kinase activator 3A, with translation MSNPLKQVFNKDRTFRPKRKFEPGTQRFELHKKAQASLNAGLDLKLAVQLPHGEDQNDWVAVHVVDFFNRINLIYGTVSDNCTEQSCPVMSGGPKYEYRWQDDHKYRKPTALSAPKYMNLLMDWIEVQINNEDIFPTNVGTPFPKNFMQVVKKILSRLFRVFVHVYIHHFDRIIQMGAEAHVNTCYKHFYYFVIEFNLMDTKELEPLKEMTSRMCH